The Natranaerobius trueperi genomic sequence CCAATTATATATGCGAAATTTCTATTCATTATAACCAAATAATTAAGGTCTTTAAACTTATACAAAAAAAGAGCCTTTCTAAATATATGAAAGACTCCTACTTAAAGTTACGATCTTTTAGTTTCGTTGATGTAAAAACTAAAAATAAAGGCGATCAAAGAAACTATAAAATATGATAAAAATGCATATTGATAATTTTCTGGTTCATATAACCTAGCACCATTTACAAACTCACCTTGCCAGGTTAAATCAAGTACCCAGCCAATTACAAAGTTTAATATCACAGTACCTACAAAAGGTGCTATGTTAATAACACTAATAGCAACTCCAGAAAACTTTGGTGGGTTTATTTCTTTTATAATAGCATGAGTTAGCATCATAAAAATACCAAAAAAACCAGCTAGAAAGTATACAATAGGTAATTGATACATTGGGAGTATATTATTCATAGCAATTACTTTATAACCCCAAACTACAGTAAATACAAGTGAACCCACTTGTATTAATCTTTTTCTGTCACCAAATAAATCAGCTACTCTTCCCATAATAGGAGATCCAATTAAAACACCAATAGTAAATATAAGTACTTGAGTAGCTGCAGCATCATTAGACATGTCATATACATGCATTAAATAAGTTACACCCCAACCTCCTGAAAAACTCATGATAGTTCCCATTATTCCAGCTAATATAATAAAATTAACCCAAGTAGATTTATCTTTTATGATATAAAGTAACCCTGACTTTATATCAATATTGTTATTCTCATCTGTATGTTCTAATACAGATGAGTAGTTTAAATCTTCTGGTTTATCTCTTACTACTAACCATAGTAAACCAGCAATTAATATTGAAATAATTCCTATAACATAAAAAGAACTTCTCCACCCTATATTCATCACAAGTAACGAAAAAGGAGTAGTAGCTAATATACCACCACTATTACCTACAAGTGAAGTTAAACCAAGTACTGTTGCAAACTCTTTTGGTTTAAACCAAAGAGTTTGTATCTTTAAGATACAGATAAGTATCCCTGATACTCCTAGTCCAACTAAAAATCTACCAAGATAAGCAGTTACAGGTATTGTAGAGCTACCTAATATAAAAGACCCTATACCCGCTATAATCATACCAGATACAGTTATTGCTCTAGGACCTATTGTATCAGCTAAAATACCAGCAGGTATCTGTAAGATAGCATAGATATAAAAATACATAGAAATTAAATTACCTAATTGAGTACCACTTAAATGTAATTCAGAA encodes the following:
- a CDS encoding MFS transporter — encoded protein: MFSGINNTIKRDNYRWVIWAVCALAFLIVFFHRYALGVVAEDLGSELHLSGTQLGNLISMYFYIYAILQIPAGILADTIGPRAITVSGMIIAGIGSFILGSSTIPVTAYLGRFLVGLGVSGILICILKIQTLWFKPKEFATVLGLTSLVGNSGGILATTPFSLLVMNIGWRSSFYVIGIISILIAGLLWLVVRDKPEDLNYSSVLEHTDENNNIDIKSGLLYIIKDKSTWVNFIILAGIMGTIMSFSGGWGVTYLMHVYDMSNDAAATQVLIFTIGVLIGSPIMGRVADLFGDRKRLIQVGSLVFTVVWGYKVIAMNNILPMYQLPIVYFLAGFFGIFMMLTHAIIKEINPPKFSGVAISVINIAPFVGTVILNFVIGWVLDLTWQGEFVNGARLYEPENYQYAFLSYFIVSLIAFIFSFYINETKRS